The stretch of DNA AGACCTATGTTCCGTTGTCAGTTTCCAGCAACGTGAACGTGGAGCTGGATCCATGGCTCTTGCACGGTATCCGAGTGACGGATCTGAAGGTCAACGGTAAGGATGTCAAAGACAACGTCACGTATCGCGTGGCCGTTCCGTCCCGAATTGCGCTTGGCATGGACGGCTTCACGGCGCTGAAGTCCGGCACCGACCCTGTTCGCAGCGACATGGATTACTGGGCCTTCCAGGACTGGATATCCCAACAGGGCACTATTAGCGCTCCGGAGCTGGGCCGCGTGAACTATGCCGTAACGGAGTAGTTCCGTCCAACCCGCCGAGTGGCGACTTATGCACGGTTCCGGGTTGTTACTTTGACCGATAATTTGCGTATATTATAAGTGTTATTTTGCACATCCAGGTTTTAAAAACCCAGCTACCTTCTTTACATAAGAAGATTAGCTGGGTTTCTTAATTATTTACATTCAATCCTAGTAAAAAAGCTACTGCTCCTTGTACAGCAATACGATTGCGCCCGATCGACTATTTTATTAAATGCTGAGTGAGGCTGGTGGAACCTGTTTAATCTTTTTTATTAATTCATGTTAAATCTCTGTTTAAAATTGAAATCCAATTCAAATAGATTTTGTTTATCTGTTAAATATTTGAAATCAGCATACGTTCTTTCTTTGTTTGACATTTCATCTATAAATGGAGAGTAAGTACGGAAAAACATTTTGTTTTTCTTTTCATCAAATTCCACAAATCTGAGCCAGCCATTTCCTCCTCTGTAACTTCCCTGGTAATCGATAAGCATTTGAATGACATCGGTTCCTGCAGCGTTCTGTTTAACTCTGTGAACTGCACCCGTATAATGTCCGTTAACTGTCATAAACACTTGATTGTGATCATTTACAAGTTCATCCCAAATCAGGCGGCCCTTATCCGAGTCTTCGGCAATAGGTTTATTATTTTCATAGTCAGGATATATAATATCGTGGGAAACGATAATAGTCGGACTATTTTTATGTTGATTCAAAACACTTTTTGACCAATCCAAGTCTTTTTCTAAGTTTTTCATATCAACCATTAAGAATAAATATTCGTAGCTCCCTGCCTTAACTATTGCATAAGACCCATATCCAGAAGGAGAACTTCCCTTATAGTACTCTTTATTCTTAAATCGTTCTGGTCCATAATATGTTAAGAAAGGGTCTCCACTCGCATAATCATGATTCCCTGCAGTTATCATATAGGGAGTGTCTTTTTTATCTAAATAGGAAATGGCTTCGAGAGAATTTTTCCATTGTATTTCTGTATCCCAATCAACAATGTCTCCGACAAATGCGTTCATTACAATTTGATTCTTTTTGCTGTTATTAGCAATCCATTTCATTTGGCTGTTAAAAATCTCCGGATTGAGATTTGAGTATTTCTGCGTATCTGGAACAAAAAGAAAATTATAATTATTTTTATCTGTTAGGAATGGAATTTTATCGTTTGTTCCTTCAACTTGTTGTTCATCACGAGCATCTTGAATAAGCCATTCTTTTTCATTCAATGCCTCATTAGCAATTCTTATTTCTTGGATGTTACCTGCAAAAAGTGAATCTAATTCATTTGCCCACTCAGAAGCACCAATGTTCCAGCCTTTACCTTCTACAGATGCAATGCCTTTCACTACTTCTGATTTTCCGTAATCGCTGACACTATTCACCGTTAAAGCCGTCGTTTGCCCGTCATTAACTACCGCCAAATGGTACCATTCATCACTATTTAAAGAACGAGACCAGTTGGTCACATTATAGTTTAGATTAGTTGAATGGCTTGTCCATTGGACTTCTTGAGCGTTAGATATAGATAATGTAGTAAGTATTTCTTTCTCGCCTTCTATCTTGCCAAGGTCAGCAGCCTGCCCTTGTCTAGTTAGCATTCCCATCCAGCTATGTAAACGATAATCGAAATTACTTGGTAATTTAAAAATAGCTTCTATTGTAAATCCATTTTTAAATTGTTCCGTATTAATAGGTGCATCTTTAATTGTTTTGAAATATCTTCCTACAGGAGCATTCTTATAATTAGCAAATTGTAAGCTGTCAACATTTTCTTGATCATAATAATCTTCTTCAGACCACTTTATTATATTGTCTAATTCTAGTGATGATTTATCTCCAATCGTCACTAACTCTAAATCATTCCCATTTTTACTTGCATCTTCAATAATTAAATTCCCGTTTTCAATTGATCCGGCTTTCACATGTTCTAGTGAAAATTTCCAATCTGCTACAATACTATCCTGTTCTTTCTGGGTTGCAGAACCCGAAGCCTCTGCAGGTGCAACAAAACTTGGAATCATCATACAAATGATCGATAAACCTATTATTGCATTTTTCATTCCCATAAACCGTTTCCTCCTTTTTAATTAATCCAACAATAGTGTATCAGCAACTTATTAATCTCGTTTTTAAATTAGGCTAATGTTTTGTAAATTACCTGTTATTCGTTCTTATGTGTATAGCGACAAAAAAGTTATTTCGTTTTTAAAACCTCAAACACGTATAACCCCGTTCTGATTTTAGGACGGAGCTAAAGAAAGGCCACCCGCCCCTGCAGGTGAACCCTTGTTTTCTATCTTCTCCTTATAAAGAGTTATAGAGTTTCCACAACACCTTGTCGATTCCATTTTCCAAAGACCCAACATACTAAACTGATTCAATTAAGGGTATGAAGTTAGCCGGTTTTAATTACGCCCAAGATCCCAAGGCATAAACGACTTTTCTACACTCCAACTAATATTAATATGTTTTATTGATATCATTGTTATTTATACAAATAATTTTCAATTTCTCTAAATTTACATATAGAAATACTAAAATATTAATAGTAAAATTTTTATTATATGTAAATATTAGGGGGTTCAATTTTGAAAAAGATTGTTAGCTTATTGACAGTGCTACTTTTGATCGTCTCTTTATTTTCACCACCGGAAAGTGCCCATGCGGAAAAAATAATTGTTAAATGGGGGAAAATTACTCTCAAGGAAGGACATATAGGGAAAGTAATAATCAATAAGGATACTCCATTGTATAAACTTGATACTAAAGAAAATAAACTAACCACTGTACGCACCCTAAAAAAGGGCGAAGAGTTTGGAGTCTATTCTAAAAAAACTGATGAAACTCACGGTCTCTTATATGGCCTAGGTTCAAGTCAATTTGTAAAGGACTCGAAATCTATCACTTATCAAACACCTTCTAAAGAGAAGAAAGAACTTGTTGGAAAAGAAAGAATTTGGCTAAGAAACCCTGATTTTTTTGCAAACAATAATGGGGAAACTGTAGACTTAAAAAATTTACAAGAGGCTGTTTTAATCAGCGAGGAACAAGACACTTTGCTCACCACCCTAAATATCAAAATTAAAATCGGAGAAAAATATTTCACAAATTCATACGTAGGTAAGGATATTGATGAAATTTATTTAACAACAAATCCGTTTAAAACATACAAATTTTCCGATACGATATGGAATCTCATCAAAAATGAAAAAGTACAGACAGGAATGACTGAGGATCAAGTATTATTATCTTGGGGGTACCCAAACGATGTAAACAGCTATGACTCAGAATATATCGCAATGGAACAGTGGATATATGGGGATATATTAGATGGTGCCGCCATTTATTTGTATTTTAATAATGGCACAGTAACATCTTGGCAAGAGTTCTAAAATTTATTGATCTTCTCTTAGAATTAGCTTTAAGTATCTTTTAATAGACTTGTTTATTGAGGCCGCAATTTATGCTTTTTTTTTATAGAAAAAATAGTGAGTCAAAAAAAATTATAAGTTAAATAGACCCAGAAAGTGATAGATTCTCGATTAATAAAGAGATCACTTACACTAAACACACCCGAAACTTTAAATATAATTCCTCTCACTTTTTTAACAGATTAGCGGTAACGAATAAGGGATATTCGTGCCCAAAGTGGTTCATTTAACCGATTAGCGGTAACGAATAAGTGATTTTCGTGCCCAAAGTGGTTCATTTCATGATAGTACTAACGCTGATTCAGCTGGAACGGAAAAAATGCTCAAAATAATTTATTGCATGCAGGACTTTATGATTCAAATGCGAATACCTTTTATTAGAAACATATAAAGTGAAACTTCCATCAGTGGGGGTTTTTCTTCATCCCCCACTGATGGTTAGTTGAACTAATCACGCTCAAAACGCCACATCCTGTGGCTTTCGCCTGACTAGGACATCGTGTCCGTCGTCGGGCATTTACGGGCAGTTGATCCCCCACTTACTCTTCTTTGCATACGCGAATCCTTGAAGTGGGGGTCTTACTGCCCGTTAATCTGCGATAAAGGGGGCGGTTTTTATGCAAATAAAAATAAGTAGTTGGTGGTACGGTATTTTATTTTAATGTAAAGGAGTTTTTTTATTGAACCAAGCATTATTGATTATTGATGCACAACAAGAACTGATTGAAGGTAAAGATGGTGAGCCATGTGTATTCAATAAAGATGATCTTCTCAACAATATTAATACAGTAATAGAAAAAGC from Cytobacillus dafuensis encodes:
- a CDS encoding LamG-like jellyroll fold domain-containing protein, whose amino-acid sequence is MGMKNAIIGLSIICMMIPSFVAPAEASGSATQKEQDSIVADWKFSLEHVKAGSIENGNLIIEDASKNGNDLELVTIGDKSSLELDNIIKWSEEDYYDQENVDSLQFANYKNAPVGRYFKTIKDAPINTEQFKNGFTIEAIFKLPSNFDYRLHSWMGMLTRQGQAADLGKIEGEKEILTTLSISNAQEVQWTSHSTNLNYNVTNWSRSLNSDEWYHLAVVNDGQTTALTVNSVSDYGKSEVVKGIASVEGKGWNIGASEWANELDSLFAGNIQEIRIANEALNEKEWLIQDARDEQQVEGTNDKIPFLTDKNNYNFLFVPDTQKYSNLNPEIFNSQMKWIANNSKKNQIVMNAFVGDIVDWDTEIQWKNSLEAISYLDKKDTPYMITAGNHDYASGDPFLTYYGPERFKNKEYYKGSSPSGYGSYAIVKAGSYEYLFLMVDMKNLEKDLDWSKSVLNQHKNSPTIIVSHDIIYPDYENNKPIAEDSDKGRLIWDELVNDHNQVFMTVNGHYTGAVHRVKQNAAGTDVIQMLIDYQGSYRGGNGWLRFVEFDEKKNKMFFRTYSPFIDEMSNKERTYADFKYLTDKQNLFELDFNFKQRFNMN